A single Lolium perenne isolate Kyuss_39 chromosome 6, Kyuss_2.0, whole genome shotgun sequence DNA region contains:
- the LOC127307749 gene encoding autophagy-related protein 101 isoform X2, with product MNCETCHLNELELETTEIKDVLRCILHTIFFHRTLTLVRPKDVDCDLFEITYVQCGLAELEKEVDEKINQFIAWAEKHPNRKSQVCLSFFDEKNKHPGWFSNKTERIYWEQWFINLHVTSPKGQGKSRGSKGPTNSKGQALEEASSSSRRDALGLLIQEVLFQIINYANEKKDHIPPISDRIFNHEILIPR from the exons ATGAACTGCGAGACCTGCCATCTCAATGAACTG GAGCTGGAGACTACGGAGATCAAAGATGTTCTGCGAT GCATTCTGCATACAATCTTCTTCCATCGAACTCTTACTCTTGTTCGGCCCAAAGATGTTGACTGTGACCTCTTTGAGATCACCTAT GTGCAATGTGGACTCGCAGAATTAGAAAAGGAGGTCGATGAAAAGATCAACCAGTTCATTGCTTGGGCAGAAAAGCATCCGAATCGCAAAAGCCAG GTGTGCCTCTCCTTCTTCGATGAAAAGAACAAGCACCCAGGCTGGTTCAGCAACAAGACTGAGAGGATTTACTGGGAACAATGGTTTATCAATTTACATGTCACAAGCCCAAAAGGACAAGGAAAATCACGTGGCTCCAAAGGGCCAACAAATTCTAAAG GACAAGCATTAGAAGAGGCCAGCTCAAGCTCAAGACGTGATGCACTGGGCTTGCTGATCCAAGAGGTCCTGTTCcagatcataaactacgccaatgaGAAAAAAGACCATATTCCTCCGATCTCTGACAGGATATTCAATCACGAGATTTTAATCCCCAG GTGA
- the LOC127307749 gene encoding autophagy-related protein 101 isoform X1 codes for MNCETCHLNELELETTEIKDVLRCILHTIFFHRTLTLVRPKDVDCDLFEITYVQCGLAELEKEVDEKINQFIAWAEKHPNRKSQVCLSFFDEKNKHPGWFSNKTERIYWEQWFINLHVTSPKGQGKSRGSKGPTNSKGQALEEASSSSRRDALGLLIQEVLFQIINYANEKKDHIPPISDRIFNHEILIPSSSDSVFGWNADVLRRALSSGHSYSLN; via the exons ATGAACTGCGAGACCTGCCATCTCAATGAACTG GAGCTGGAGACTACGGAGATCAAAGATGTTCTGCGAT GCATTCTGCATACAATCTTCTTCCATCGAACTCTTACTCTTGTTCGGCCCAAAGATGTTGACTGTGACCTCTTTGAGATCACCTAT GTGCAATGTGGACTCGCAGAATTAGAAAAGGAGGTCGATGAAAAGATCAACCAGTTCATTGCTTGGGCAGAAAAGCATCCGAATCGCAAAAGCCAG GTGTGCCTCTCCTTCTTCGATGAAAAGAACAAGCACCCAGGCTGGTTCAGCAACAAGACTGAGAGGATTTACTGGGAACAATGGTTTATCAATTTACATGTCACAAGCCCAAAAGGACAAGGAAAATCACGTGGCTCCAAAGGGCCAACAAATTCTAAAG GACAAGCATTAGAAGAGGCCAGCTCAAGCTCAAGACGTGATGCACTGGGCTTGCTGATCCAAGAGGTCCTGTTCcagatcataaactacgccaatgaGAAAAAAGACCATATTCCTCCGATCTCTGACAGGATATTCAATCACGAGATTTTAATCCCCAG CTCTTCTGATTCCGTCTTTGGGTGGAACGCCGACGTTCTTCGGAGAGCGCTGAGTAGTGGACATTCGTACTCACTGAACTGA
- the LOC127307748 gene encoding putative bifunctional dihydrofolate reductase-thymidylate synthase isoform X2, with protein MSSCFHQFQMMANDTNGNSRTDIRRNYQVVVAATREMGIGKDGTLPWKLPGDLKYFKELTMATSDPSKKNAVIMGRKTWESIPPKFRPLPGRLNVILTSSGSSDYAIVENVVVCGSLDASLKLLASTPYSLIIEKAFVIGGGQVLRESLNASACEAIHLTDIESTIECDTFIPPVDLSVFHLWFSSAPVLENNIRHSFVSFVRVRKSVAEVHNSNVSELPGNDTKNEKFEIQNFSFLPKSIFEKHDEYQYLNLVQDVIRSGVRKNDRTGTGTLSKFGCQMRFNLRRNFPLLTTKRVFWRGVLEELLWFISGSTNAKVLQEKNIHIWDGNASREYLDSIGLSQREEGDLGPVYGFQWRHFGAEYTNMYADYTGKGYDQLLDVINKIKNNPDDRRIILSAWNPTDLKKMALPPCHMFAQFYVENGELSCQMYQRSADMGLGVPFNIASYALLTCMIAQVCDLCPGEFVHVIGDAHVYSTHVRALEEQIKKQPKPFPILKINPLKKDIDSFVASDFKLVCYDPHQKIEMKMAV; from the exons ATGTCTTCCTGCTTTCACCAATTCCAGATGATGGCCAATGACACAAATGGCAATTCACGCACTGATATTCGGAGAAACTATCAAGTCGTGGTTGCTGCTACCCGTGAGATGGGCATTGGGAAGGATGGGACATTGCCATGGAAGCTGCCTGGTGACCTTAAATACTTTAAGGAGCTTACAATGGCTACATCAGACCCCTCGAAGAAAAATGCTGTTATAATGGGAAGGAAAACGTGGGAAAGCATACCCCCTAAGTTTAGACCATTGCCGGGTCGCTTGAATGTTATACTGACTTCTTCTGGCAGCTCTGATTATGCAATAGTCGAGAATGTTGTTGTCTGTGGAAGCTTGGATGCTTCCTTAAAACTATTAGCATCAACTCCCTACAGCTTAATCATTGAGAAAGCTTTTGTAATAGGGGGTGGACAGGTGCTGAG GGAATCTCTAAATGCATCTGCATGTGAGGCCATCCATCTTACTGACATAGAGTCGACCATTGAGTGTGACACTTTCATTCCTCCTGTTGATCTATCAGTCTTCCACCTGTGGTTTTCATCTGCTCCAGTTCTGGAGAACAATATTAGGCATTCTTTTGTGAGCTTTGTTCGTGTTAGAAAATCAGTAGCAGAAGTTCACAATTCAAATGTCAGTGAATTACCTGGCAATGATACTAAGAACGAAAAGTTTGAAATTCAGAACTTTTCATTTCTACCTAAGAGTATCTTCGAAAAGCATGATGAGTATCAGTATCTCAATCTTGTTCAAGATGTAATACGAAGTGGTGTTCGGAAAAATGACAGAACAGGAACAGGAACATTATCAAAATTTGGTTGCCAG ATGCGGTTTAACTTGAGGAGGAATTTTCCATTACTCACAACGAAG AGGGTGTTTTGGCGTGGTGTTCTTGAAGAGCTGTTGTGGTTCATCAGTGGTTCAACAAATGCGAAG GTTTTACAGGAAAAAAACATTCACATATGGGATGGCAATGCTTCGAGGGAGTATCTTGACAG TATTGGTTTATCACAACGAGAAGAGGGTGACTTGGGACCAGTATATGGATTTCAGTGGAGACACTTTGGTGCTGA ATATACCAACATGTATGCTGATTACACGGGTAAAGGTTATGATCAGTTACTTGATGTAATCAACAAGATCAAGAATAACCCTGATGATAGGCGAATCATTCTGTCTGCATGGAATCCAACAGATCTCAAGAAGATGGCACTTCCACCTTGCCACATGTTTGCACAG TTTTATGTTGAGAATGGAGAGTTATCATGTCAGATGTATCAACGCTCAGCTGACATGGGACTTGGCGTGCCATTCAACATTGCGTCTTATGCTCTTCTGACATGTATGATTGCGCAAGTTTGTG ATCTTTGTCCTGGAGAATTTGTCCATGTTAtaggtgatgctcatgtctacagCACACATGTTCGAGCTTTGGAGGAACAAATTAAGAAGCAGCCTAAGCCTTTTCCT ATTTTGAAGATAAATCCTCTGAAGAAGGATATTGATTCATTTGTTGCTTCAGATTTTAAACTGGTTTGCTATGATCCTCACCAGAAAATAGAAATGAAGATGGCAGTGTAA
- the LOC127307747 gene encoding uncharacterized protein, with protein sequence MIKELLRIGSQFVGYREYAARAEEKLSEANERADALAQKLEQSEAARKKAELAASKAKVEADEAKAKAAGVEELQKKLEDATAALDEHKAAQASRDEGILKRLKSQSRRTLTQTNQDFDLDNPVNDPLLDALSLLEFHGREIREGVANASASLSALFPYFFPKKEEPSTFLALAKLFNSSEDLGLKMRQENMKVAVESTVALVADSQQTLDWMKVGDTSQIEHSRWRSLIKAAKPNTKKILAYLGIKPASTPSSSRPEV encoded by the exons atgatcaaagagcttcttcggatcgggtcccaatttgttgggtaccgtgaatatgccgccagagccgaag aaaaactttcagaggctaacgaacgcgccgacgcactggctcaaaaacttgagcaaagtgaggcggctcgcaagaaagccgaactcgctgctagcaaagccaaggtcgaagctgatgaagctaaggcgaaagctgctggtgtcgaggaactgcagaagaaacttgaggatgcgacagctgccttggatgagcacaaagctgcacaagcttctcgtgacgaaggaatcctcaagcgtttgaagtcgcaaagtcgacgtactctga cccaaacaaaccaggattttgatctggataatcctgtcaatgaccctctccttgatgcactttctcttctggagttccatgggcgcgaaattcgtgaaggcgtggccaatgccagtgcaagtttgtcggcgttgttcccctacttcttcccgaagaaagaggaaccttcgactttccttgcccttgccaagcttttcaattcgtcggaagacctgggattgaagatgcgtcaggagaatatgaaggttgctgtcgagagtactgttgccctggttgctgacagccaacagacgcttgattggatgaaggttggcgacaccagccagatagagcattcgagatggaggtcgctgatcaaggcagccaagcccaacacgaagaagatcttggcgtatctggggatcaagccagcttcgactcctagctcctcgaggccggaggtctag
- the LOC127307750 gene encoding FACT complex subunit SPT16, whose protein sequence is MSTIEELDRTPASVTGSSPVVSPEKFIKCLKKFYHHWKDHETDIWGSSCAIAVATPPPSEDIRYRKSLALSMWFFGHQFPETIMVFLSRQIHFLCRQKDSDVLNSLKMAVSEAVGVDIMLHILRKGDDGSALMDEIICAVCAHSESNHVVVGHLAREKPEGKVLEAWSGKLHRSRLKLFDVSSGISELLAVKDFTEIIYVKKAAYLAASVMRKYVVPKVEKIIVDERKVTHSKLMVLTEKILLSPINIDVKLKAENVDICYPPIFQSGGKYDLRPSAFSNDDVLYYDSGSVIICALGAKYSGYCSNVARTFLIDCTTEKCYAYKVLCQAHDAAIAALTPGSMVSSSYQAAVAVVRDKAPELLPFLTKSAGAGIGIEFRETWLSLTEKNDRTLKDGMIFNVSLGFQNLVDKTNSDKTNKDKTKEFSLWLADTVLICKKNPEVLTAFISKADGDVFYSFDEDNAGLPSMKPALKADVTVPVKPVPKPELMLPLRENLRSRSRTPKEDLRKQLQSEILKNKTNEAAMRGDAVDHKLLEGPSSSRAMDELVAYRSAGDMPGSNRLEIQVDKQNEAILLPIYGITVPFHVCTVKKVEIRGDCNRGVYISITFNVPGTTASSLHATHLQNLIFLKAATFLSKDRSHAVEVIKSVKILQKGVTERARRASLVSQERLQLCDGMRRDRIQFSDLWIRPSFAGRGRKFPGTLVAHVNGFQYSASKSEKVDIMFSNIKHAFFQPAERDMITLLHFHLYDEIMVGNKKTRDVQFYNEVMDVVDAVGLKRRSAWDPDEIEEEQRERARRKEINGHFELFVKRVVSIWSQPRLNQLGLHVESPSQKLGFNGVHGRTTCFIVPTPSCLVQLVESPFLVTSLREVEIVCLERVALGQKSFDMVFVFQDLKRDVVRIEVIPMTSIDKIKDWLNDINIKYYESKLNLNWRKVLKTLDHPDSDKNDRWEFLNPDASDSDLENTETEDEKYEPSDSESGSDSDDEDSDSESVVDSGEDEVLLAGSNDDDDGAESWDEMERKARDADMEMGSESDSEDERQRRREKAKRHLNLQHSSGLPQKRQRAN, encoded by the coding sequence ATGTCTACTATTGAAGAATTGGATAGAACACCGGCCTCTGTTACCGGATCTTCTCCTGTAGTCAGTCCAGAAAAATTCATTAAATGTTTGAAGAAGTTTTATCACCACTGGAAGGATCATGAGACTGATATTTGGGGATCTTCGTGTGCAATTGCTGTTGCTACTCCTCCACCCTCTGAAGATATCCGATATCGGAAATCATTAGCCTTGAGCATGTGGTTTTTTGGTCATCAATTTCCAGAAACTATAATGGTCTTTCTCAGCAGGCAGATTCATTTCCTGTGCAGGCAGAAAGATAGTGATGTGCTTAATTCTTTGAAGATGGCTGTTTCTGAAGCGGTTGGTGTTGATATCATGTTGCATATACTGAGAAAGGGTGATGATGGGTCTGCCTTAATGGATGAGATCATATGTGCTGTATGTGCACATTCTGAATCAAACCATGTAGTTGTTGGGCACTTAGCAAGAGAGAAACCTGAAGGCAAGGTTCTTGAAGCATGGTCTGGAAAGCTGCATAGATCAAGGTTAAAGCTTTTTGATGTGTCAAGTGGCATCTCTGAGCTTCTTGCTGTGAAAGATTTCACCGAGATCATATATGTGAAAAAGGCTGCATATTTAGCTGCATCAGTTATGCGGAAGTATGTAGTTCCGAAGGTGGAGAAGATCATAGTGGATGAAAGGAAGGTAACACATTCAAAGCTGATGGTTCTGACTGAGAAGATACTGCTTTCCCCAATAAATATAGATGTTAAACTGAAGGCAGAAAATGTCGACATATGCTACCCACCTatttttcaaagtggaggcaagtATGACCTTAGGCCTTCTGCTTTTAGCAATGATGATGTTCTGTACTACGATTCTGGAAGTGTCATTATCTGCGCTTTGGGTGCTAAGTACAGTGGTTACTGCTCAAATGTCGCAAGAACTTTCCTGATTGATTGTACCACAGAAAAATGTTATGCATATAAGGTCCTCTGTCAAGCACATGATGCTGCTATTGCTGCTTTGACACCAGGTAGCATGGTTAGTTCCAGTTACCAGGCGGCAGTTGCTGTGGTCAGGGACAAAGCTCCTGAACTTCTTCCTTTCCTTACCAAGTCAGCTGGAGCAGGAATTGGTATCGAGTTCCGCGAAACGTGGCTGTCCTTGACTGAGAAAAATGACCGGACACTAAAGGATGGGATGATCTTTAATGTTTCTCTTGGTTTCCAAAACCTGGTAGACAAAACCAACAGTGACAAGACCAACAAGGACAAGACCAAAGAATTCTCTCTATGGCTGGCTGACACTGTTCTTATCTGCAAGAAAAATCCAGAAGTCTTGACAGCTTTTATCTCCAAGGCTGATGGTGATGTCTTCTATTCATTTGATGAGGATAATGCAGGATTACCTTCTATGAAACCAGCTCTGAAAGCAGATGTTACGGTCCCGGTTAAACCTGTGCCAAAACCAGAGTTGATGCTCCCATTGAGAGAAAATTTGCGATCCCGTAGTAGGACGCCTAAGGAGGACCTTAGGAAACAGCTTCAGTCAGAAATCTTAAAGAACAAAACTAATGAAGCAGCAATGAGAGGTGATGCTGTCGATCATAAGTTACTGGAGGGACCTAGCAGTTCCAGAGCTATGGATGAACTGGTTGCATACAGGAGTGCAGGTGACATGCCTGGTTCCAATCGACTGGAGATTCAGGTGGACAAACAGAATGAGGCTATCCTGTTACCGATATATGGAATTACTGTACCCTTTCATGTTTGTACCGTTAAAAAAGTGGAAATCCGTGGGGATTGCAACAGAGGAGTTTACATCAGCATTACATTTAATGTGCCTGGCACTACTGCTTCCAGTCTCCATGCCACCCACTTGCAGAACCTTATTTTCTTGAAAGCAGCCACCTTCCTTTCAAAAGATAGAAGTCATGCTGTTGAGGTTATTAAATCGGTGAAGATTCTTCAGAAAGGAGTCACTGAAAGAGCTAGAAGAGCGAGCTTGGTTAGTCAGGAAAGGCTTCAACTATGTGACGGAATGAGGAGGGATAGGATTCAGTTTTCTGATCTGTGGATACGACCATCATTTGCTGGCCGCGGGCGGAAGTTCCCTGGAACCTTGGTGGCCCATGTCAATGGTTTTCAGTATTCTGCATCAAAATCTGAAAAGGTGGATATTATGTTCAGCAACATAAAGCATGCCTTCTTCCAGCCAGCTGAGAGAGACATGATAACGCTGCTCCACTTCCATCTGTATGATGAGATCATGGTGGGCAACAAGAAGACTAGGGATGTGCAGTTCTACAATGAAGTGATGGATGTTGTGGATGCAGTTGGTCTTAAACGCCGATCAGCATGGGATCCGGATGAGATTGAGGAAGAGCAGCGTGAAAGGGCACGGAGGAAGGAAATAAATGGACATTTTGAGTTGTTTGTGAAAAGGGTTGTTTCCATCTGGTCCCAGCCAAGATTGAACCAGCTCGGCTTACATGTTGAAAGCCCATCACAGAAGCTTGGCTTCAATGGCGTCCATGGCAGAACAACATGTTTTATCGTTCCTACTCCAAGTTGCCTAGTACAGCTTGTTGAATCACCATTCCTTGTAACTTCGTTGAGGGAAGTCGAGATTGTATGCTTGGAAAGGGTGGCCCTGGGGCAGAAATCCTTCGACATGGTATTTGTATTTCAAGATTTAAAGCGAGATGTTGTGCGCATAGAGGTCATTCCAATGACATCTATTGATAAGATCAAAGATTGGCTTAATGATATCAACATAAAGTACTATGAATCGAAGCTGAACCTTAACTGGCGCAAGGTCCTGAAGACTCTGGACCATCCAGATTCTGACAAGAATGACAGGTGGGAATTCTTGAATCCAGATGCTAGTGACTCAGATTTAGAGAATACCGAGACAGAGGATGAGAAGTACGAACCGTCTGATTCAGAGTCGGGCTCAGATTCTGATGACGAAGACAGCGACAGTGAATCAGTGGTGGATTCTGGTGAGGATGAGGTTCTCTTGGCTggttcaaatgatgatgatgatggcgctGAGTCATGGGATGAGATGGAGCGCAAGGCAAGGGATGCTGACATGGAGATGGGCAGTGAATCTGACAGTGAAGACGAGAGGCAGCGGCGGAGGGAGAAAGCAAAACGACATTTGAATCTTCAGCACTCATCGGGTCTTCCCCAGAAGAGGCAGCGTGCCAACTGA
- the LOC127307748 gene encoding putative bifunctional dihydrofolate reductase-thymidylate synthase isoform X3 has translation MMANDTNGNSRTDIRRNYQVVVAATREMGIGKDGTLPWKLPGDLKYFKELTMATSDPSKKNAVIMGRKTWESIPPKFRPLPGRLNVILTSSGSSDYAIVENVVVCGSLDASLKLLASTPYSLIIEKAFVIGGGQVLRESLNASACEAIHLTDIESTIECDTFIPPVDLSVFHLWFSSAPVLENNIRHSFVSFVRVRKSVAEVHNSNVSELPGNDTKNEKFEIQNFSFLPKSIFEKHDEYQYLNLVQDVIRSGVRKNDRTGTGTLSKFGCQMRFNLRRNFPLLTTKRVFWRGVLEELLWFISGSTNAKVLQEKNIHIWDGNASREYLDSIGLSQREEGDLGPVYGFQWRHFGAEYTNMYADYTGKGYDQLLDVINKIKNNPDDRRIILSAWNPTDLKKMALPPCHMFAQFYVENGELSCQMYQRSADMGLGVPFNIASYALLTCMIAQVCDLCPGEFVHVIGDAHVYSTHVRALEEQIKKQPKPFPILKINPLKKDIDSFVASDFKLVCYDPHQKIEMKMAV, from the exons ATGATGGCCAATGACACAAATGGCAATTCACGCACTGATATTCGGAGAAACTATCAAGTCGTGGTTGCTGCTACCCGTGAGATGGGCATTGGGAAGGATGGGACATTGCCATGGAAGCTGCCTGGTGACCTTAAATACTTTAAGGAGCTTACAATGGCTACATCAGACCCCTCGAAGAAAAATGCTGTTATAATGGGAAGGAAAACGTGGGAAAGCATACCCCCTAAGTTTAGACCATTGCCGGGTCGCTTGAATGTTATACTGACTTCTTCTGGCAGCTCTGATTATGCAATAGTCGAGAATGTTGTTGTCTGTGGAAGCTTGGATGCTTCCTTAAAACTATTAGCATCAACTCCCTACAGCTTAATCATTGAGAAAGCTTTTGTAATAGGGGGTGGACAGGTGCTGAG GGAATCTCTAAATGCATCTGCATGTGAGGCCATCCATCTTACTGACATAGAGTCGACCATTGAGTGTGACACTTTCATTCCTCCTGTTGATCTATCAGTCTTCCACCTGTGGTTTTCATCTGCTCCAGTTCTGGAGAACAATATTAGGCATTCTTTTGTGAGCTTTGTTCGTGTTAGAAAATCAGTAGCAGAAGTTCACAATTCAAATGTCAGTGAATTACCTGGCAATGATACTAAGAACGAAAAGTTTGAAATTCAGAACTTTTCATTTCTACCTAAGAGTATCTTCGAAAAGCATGATGAGTATCAGTATCTCAATCTTGTTCAAGATGTAATACGAAGTGGTGTTCGGAAAAATGACAGAACAGGAACAGGAACATTATCAAAATTTGGTTGCCAG ATGCGGTTTAACTTGAGGAGGAATTTTCCATTACTCACAACGAAG AGGGTGTTTTGGCGTGGTGTTCTTGAAGAGCTGTTGTGGTTCATCAGTGGTTCAACAAATGCGAAG GTTTTACAGGAAAAAAACATTCACATATGGGATGGCAATGCTTCGAGGGAGTATCTTGACAG TATTGGTTTATCACAACGAGAAGAGGGTGACTTGGGACCAGTATATGGATTTCAGTGGAGACACTTTGGTGCTGA ATATACCAACATGTATGCTGATTACACGGGTAAAGGTTATGATCAGTTACTTGATGTAATCAACAAGATCAAGAATAACCCTGATGATAGGCGAATCATTCTGTCTGCATGGAATCCAACAGATCTCAAGAAGATGGCACTTCCACCTTGCCACATGTTTGCACAG TTTTATGTTGAGAATGGAGAGTTATCATGTCAGATGTATCAACGCTCAGCTGACATGGGACTTGGCGTGCCATTCAACATTGCGTCTTATGCTCTTCTGACATGTATGATTGCGCAAGTTTGTG ATCTTTGTCCTGGAGAATTTGTCCATGTTAtaggtgatgctcatgtctacagCACACATGTTCGAGCTTTGGAGGAACAAATTAAGAAGCAGCCTAAGCCTTTTCCT ATTTTGAAGATAAATCCTCTGAAGAAGGATATTGATTCATTTGTTGCTTCAGATTTTAAACTGGTTTGCTATGATCCTCACCAGAAAATAGAAATGAAGATGGCAGTGTAA
- the LOC127307748 gene encoding putative bifunctional dihydrofolate reductase-thymidylate synthase isoform X1, with the protein MLSSSRVLSTRAAPLYTRLHMMANDTNGNSRTDIRRNYQVVVAATREMGIGKDGTLPWKLPGDLKYFKELTMATSDPSKKNAVIMGRKTWESIPPKFRPLPGRLNVILTSSGSSDYAIVENVVVCGSLDASLKLLASTPYSLIIEKAFVIGGGQVLRESLNASACEAIHLTDIESTIECDTFIPPVDLSVFHLWFSSAPVLENNIRHSFVSFVRVRKSVAEVHNSNVSELPGNDTKNEKFEIQNFSFLPKSIFEKHDEYQYLNLVQDVIRSGVRKNDRTGTGTLSKFGCQMRFNLRRNFPLLTTKRVFWRGVLEELLWFISGSTNAKVLQEKNIHIWDGNASREYLDSIGLSQREEGDLGPVYGFQWRHFGAEYTNMYADYTGKGYDQLLDVINKIKNNPDDRRIILSAWNPTDLKKMALPPCHMFAQFYVENGELSCQMYQRSADMGLGVPFNIASYALLTCMIAQVCDLCPGEFVHVIGDAHVYSTHVRALEEQIKKQPKPFPILKINPLKKDIDSFVASDFKLVCYDPHQKIEMKMAV; encoded by the exons ATGCTATCATCATCAAGGGTTCTCAGCACGAGAGCCGCTCCACTATATACACGATTGCAT ATGATGGCCAATGACACAAATGGCAATTCACGCACTGATATTCGGAGAAACTATCAAGTCGTGGTTGCTGCTACCCGTGAGATGGGCATTGGGAAGGATGGGACATTGCCATGGAAGCTGCCTGGTGACCTTAAATACTTTAAGGAGCTTACAATGGCTACATCAGACCCCTCGAAGAAAAATGCTGTTATAATGGGAAGGAAAACGTGGGAAAGCATACCCCCTAAGTTTAGACCATTGCCGGGTCGCTTGAATGTTATACTGACTTCTTCTGGCAGCTCTGATTATGCAATAGTCGAGAATGTTGTTGTCTGTGGAAGCTTGGATGCTTCCTTAAAACTATTAGCATCAACTCCCTACAGCTTAATCATTGAGAAAGCTTTTGTAATAGGGGGTGGACAGGTGCTGAG GGAATCTCTAAATGCATCTGCATGTGAGGCCATCCATCTTACTGACATAGAGTCGACCATTGAGTGTGACACTTTCATTCCTCCTGTTGATCTATCAGTCTTCCACCTGTGGTTTTCATCTGCTCCAGTTCTGGAGAACAATATTAGGCATTCTTTTGTGAGCTTTGTTCGTGTTAGAAAATCAGTAGCAGAAGTTCACAATTCAAATGTCAGTGAATTACCTGGCAATGATACTAAGAACGAAAAGTTTGAAATTCAGAACTTTTCATTTCTACCTAAGAGTATCTTCGAAAAGCATGATGAGTATCAGTATCTCAATCTTGTTCAAGATGTAATACGAAGTGGTGTTCGGAAAAATGACAGAACAGGAACAGGAACATTATCAAAATTTGGTTGCCAG ATGCGGTTTAACTTGAGGAGGAATTTTCCATTACTCACAACGAAG AGGGTGTTTTGGCGTGGTGTTCTTGAAGAGCTGTTGTGGTTCATCAGTGGTTCAACAAATGCGAAG GTTTTACAGGAAAAAAACATTCACATATGGGATGGCAATGCTTCGAGGGAGTATCTTGACAG TATTGGTTTATCACAACGAGAAGAGGGTGACTTGGGACCAGTATATGGATTTCAGTGGAGACACTTTGGTGCTGA ATATACCAACATGTATGCTGATTACACGGGTAAAGGTTATGATCAGTTACTTGATGTAATCAACAAGATCAAGAATAACCCTGATGATAGGCGAATCATTCTGTCTGCATGGAATCCAACAGATCTCAAGAAGATGGCACTTCCACCTTGCCACATGTTTGCACAG TTTTATGTTGAGAATGGAGAGTTATCATGTCAGATGTATCAACGCTCAGCTGACATGGGACTTGGCGTGCCATTCAACATTGCGTCTTATGCTCTTCTGACATGTATGATTGCGCAAGTTTGTG ATCTTTGTCCTGGAGAATTTGTCCATGTTAtaggtgatgctcatgtctacagCACACATGTTCGAGCTTTGGAGGAACAAATTAAGAAGCAGCCTAAGCCTTTTCCT ATTTTGAAGATAAATCCTCTGAAGAAGGATATTGATTCATTTGTTGCTTCAGATTTTAAACTGGTTTGCTATGATCCTCACCAGAAAATAGAAATGAAGATGGCAGTGTAA